A DNA window from Mesorhizobium sp. C432A contains the following coding sequences:
- a CDS encoding FadR/GntR family transcriptional regulator yields MTQFSLPPIQTTARDDAVLKALAGFVMREKLEPGERLPTERILAERLKVSRNTVREALTRWEGLGLVERRQGSGTYLKAAVSLDMLHMPLTLAGGNDFTGLMRTLEIRRALEAEAAALCAIRADRDDLAEIERKLDIMEEEFLSRAGMSSEEDWEFHQAIYRACGNPLFEQIIAAMHELFHRFWEHPLGVRDFGHASFPYHRTMFDCIAAHDPEGARAEALKLIATVEDDLKRGAANLKLSVRT; encoded by the coding sequence GTGACCCAATTCAGCCTTCCGCCGATCCAGACGACGGCCCGCGACGACGCGGTGCTGAAGGCGTTGGCCGGCTTCGTCATGCGCGAGAAGCTGGAACCCGGTGAGAGGCTGCCGACCGAACGCATCCTCGCTGAGCGTCTGAAGGTCAGCCGCAATACGGTGCGCGAGGCGCTGACGCGCTGGGAAGGGCTTGGCCTGGTCGAGCGCCGGCAGGGCTCGGGCACCTATCTCAAGGCCGCCGTCTCGCTCGACATGCTGCACATGCCGCTGACGCTTGCCGGCGGCAATGATTTCACCGGCCTGATGCGCACGCTGGAAATCCGCCGCGCGCTGGAAGCGGAAGCCGCCGCCCTTTGCGCCATTCGTGCCGACAGGGACGACCTCGCCGAGATCGAGCGCAAGCTCGACATCATGGAGGAAGAGTTTCTCAGCCGCGCCGGCATGTCGTCGGAAGAGGACTGGGAATTCCATCAGGCGATCTACCGCGCCTGCGGCAATCCGCTGTTCGAGCAGATTATCGCCGCCATGCACGAACTGTTCCACCGCTTCTGGGAACATCCGCTCGGCGTGCGCGATTTCGGCCACGCAAGCTTTCCCTACCACCGCACCATGTTCGACTGCATCGCCGCGCACGATCCGGAAGGCGCCCGGGCCGAAGCGCTGAAACTGATCGCCACGGTCGAGGACGATTTGAAGCGCGGCGCCGCCAACCTCAAACTTTCGGTCCGCACATGA
- a CDS encoding alpha-glucosidase/alpha-galactosidase, producing MSFKIAIIGAGSVGFTKKLFTDILCVPEFSDIEFALTDLSEHNLQMIKAILDRIVEANKLPTRVTATTDRRKALEGARYVISCVRVGGLEAYADDIRIPLKYGIDQCVGDTICAGGILYGQRNIPVILDFCKDILEVAEPGAKFLNYANPMAMNTWAAIEYGKVDTVGLCHGVQHGAEQIAEVLGAKSHSELDYVCSGINHQTWFIDLRLNGRKIGKDELVAAFEAHPVYSQQEKLRIDVLKRFGVYSTESNGHLSEYLPWYRKRPDEITRWIDMSDWIHGETGGYLRYSTETRNWFETEYPQFLEAASKPLDVSKRSNEHASHILEALETNRVYRGHFNVKNTGIITNLPQDAIIESPGFVDRFGINMASGITLPEACAATCMASINVQRMSVHAAVTGDIDLLKLAVLHDPLVGAVSTPEEVWQMVDEMVVAQARWLPQYADAVPAAKERLSKSMVKTRDWAGAARRKVRSIEELRAEKTALKQAG from the coding sequence ATGAGTTTCAAAATCGCTATTATCGGCGCCGGCAGCGTCGGCTTCACCAAGAAGCTGTTCACCGATATTTTGTGCGTCCCGGAATTCAGCGACATCGAATTCGCGCTGACCGATCTCAGCGAACACAATCTGCAAATGATCAAGGCGATCCTCGACCGCATCGTCGAGGCCAACAAGCTGCCGACCAGGGTGACGGCGACGACCGACCGCCGCAAGGCGCTGGAAGGCGCGCGCTACGTCATCAGCTGCGTCCGGGTGGGCGGGCTCGAAGCCTATGCCGACGATATCCGCATTCCCTTGAAATACGGCATCGACCAGTGCGTCGGTGACACGATTTGCGCCGGGGGCATCCTCTACGGCCAGCGCAACATCCCGGTCATCCTCGACTTCTGCAAGGATATATTGGAGGTCGCCGAGCCAGGCGCCAAATTCCTCAACTATGCCAACCCGATGGCGATGAACACCTGGGCGGCGATCGAATATGGCAAGGTCGATACGGTCGGCCTCTGCCACGGTGTCCAGCACGGCGCCGAACAGATCGCCGAAGTGCTCGGCGCCAAGTCGCACAGCGAACTCGATTATGTCTGCTCCGGTATCAACCACCAGACCTGGTTCATCGATTTGCGGCTCAACGGCCGCAAGATCGGCAAGGACGAACTGGTGGCTGCCTTCGAGGCGCATCCGGTCTATTCGCAGCAGGAAAAGCTGCGCATCGACGTGCTGAAGCGCTTCGGCGTCTACTCCACCGAAAGCAACGGTCATCTCTCCGAATATCTGCCCTGGTATCGCAAGCGGCCGGACGAAATCACCCGCTGGATCGACATGTCCGATTGGATCCATGGCGAGACCGGCGGCTATCTTCGCTACTCCACGGAAACCCGCAACTGGTTCGAGACGGAATATCCGCAATTCCTCGAAGCGGCGTCGAAGCCGCTCGACGTATCGAAGCGCTCGAACGAGCATGCCAGCCATATTCTCGAAGCGCTGGAGACGAACCGCGTCTATCGCGGCCACTTCAACGTCAAGAACACCGGCATCATCACCAATCTGCCGCAGGACGCGATCATCGAATCGCCCGGTTTCGTCGATCGCTTCGGCATCAACATGGCGTCAGGCATCACGCTGCCGGAAGCCTGCGCGGCCACCTGCATGGCTTCGATCAACGTTCAGCGCATGTCGGTGCATGCGGCTGTTACGGGCGACATTGACCTGCTCAAGCTCGCGGTGCTGCACGATCCGCTGGTGGGTGCGGTGTCGACGCCGGAAGAGGTCTGGCAGATGGTCGACGAGATGGTCGTCGCCCAGGCGCGTTGGCTGCCGCAATACGCCGATGCCGTGCCGGCCGCCAAGGAGCGGCTTTCGAAATCGATGGTGAAAACCCGCGACTGGGCGGGTGCGGCGCGGCGCAAAGTGCGCTCGATCGAGGAACTGCGCGCCGAAAAAACGGCCCTGAAACAGGCCGGCTGA
- the ugpC gene encoding sn-glycerol-3-phosphate ABC transporter ATP-binding protein UgpC: MASVTLQNVEKDYGSLRILHGVDLEIADGEFVVLVGPSGCGKSTLLRMIAGLEEVSGGEIHIGDRLVNDVAPKDRDIAMVFQSYALYPHMDVSSNMGFSLLLKKAEKTTIDGRVGAAAKRLGLDSFLGRLPRQLSGGQRQRVAMGRAIVRDPKVFLFDEPLSNLDAKLRVHMRAEIKALHQQLKTTSVYVTHDQIEAMTMADRIVVMHDGYVQQVGHPLELYDRPINTFVAGFIGSPGMNFFPATVAKGGKVDAVLADGQKLRLPDGLPLKDGDVLTVGLRPEHIQLADDGPLRAEVEVVEPLGLSTQFYVRLANQLVCVFVMGRSTIRPGDKVRLSADPAALHLFDPASGNRIG; the protein is encoded by the coding sequence ATGGCTTCCGTCACGCTGCAAAACGTCGAGAAGGATTACGGTTCGCTGCGCATCCTGCACGGCGTCGACCTCGAGATCGCCGATGGCGAGTTCGTCGTGCTGGTCGGCCCGTCCGGCTGCGGCAAGTCGACCCTTTTGCGCATGATTGCCGGGCTGGAGGAGGTGTCGGGCGGCGAGATCCATATCGGCGATCGGCTGGTCAACGATGTCGCGCCGAAGGACCGCGATATTGCCATGGTGTTCCAGTCCTACGCGCTCTATCCGCACATGGATGTGTCGTCGAATATGGGTTTCAGCCTGCTTTTGAAGAAGGCGGAGAAGACGACGATCGACGGCAGGGTAGGGGCGGCGGCCAAGCGCCTCGGCCTCGACAGTTTCCTCGGCCGTCTGCCCAGGCAACTGTCCGGCGGCCAGCGCCAGCGCGTCGCCATGGGCCGCGCCATCGTGCGCGATCCCAAAGTGTTTCTGTTCGACGAGCCGCTCAGCAATCTCGACGCCAAATTGCGCGTGCATATGCGCGCCGAGATCAAGGCGCTGCACCAGCAGCTCAAGACCACATCGGTCTATGTCACCCACGACCAGATCGAAGCCATGACTATGGCCGACCGCATCGTCGTCATGCATGACGGCTATGTGCAGCAGGTCGGCCATCCGCTCGAACTCTACGATCGGCCGATCAACACCTTCGTCGCCGGCTTCATCGGCTCGCCCGGCATGAACTTTTTTCCGGCGACAGTGGCCAAGGGCGGCAAGGTGGACGCGGTGCTGGCCGACGGCCAGAAGCTGCGGTTGCCTGATGGCTTGCCGTTGAAGGATGGCGATGTGCTTACTGTCGGGCTACGGCCGGAGCACATCCAGCTTGCCGACGATGGTCCGCTCAGGGCAGAGGTCGAGGTGGTCGAGCCGCTCGGCCTGTCGACGCAGTTCTATGTCCGGCTCGCCAACCAGCTGGTTTGTGTCTTCGTCATGGGACGCAGCACTATCCGGCCTGGCGATAAGGTGCGGCTGTCTGCCGATCCGGCGGCGCTGCATCTGTTCGATCCCGCAAGCGGCAACCGCATCGGGTGA
- a CDS encoding carbohydrate ABC transporter permease — protein MIAGRSTSSRIFSGIGLYAAIAAYMIFALFPIFWTLKISVTPERLLYSEGITLWPSQTSFRNFITVLEASDFPRYFLNSVIVSVSTAALVTVIATLAGYAMSRFTFRGKATLAIMLLLTQTFPLVMVIPPIYRVMGELGLTNSLVGLIIIYTAFNTAFATFLMQSFFDGIPKDLEEAAMIDGCTRAQAMRKVIVPLTLPGMGATLGFVFTAAWSELLFALMLISSDDQKTFAVGLLTYIGKFAVDWGQMMAASILALIPVCIFFAFLQRYLVTGLTAGAVKG, from the coding sequence ATGATTGCCGGACGCTCCACCTCCTCGCGCATCTTCAGCGGCATCGGCCTCTACGCGGCGATTGCCGCCTATATGATCTTTGCGCTGTTTCCGATCTTCTGGACGCTGAAGATTTCGGTAACGCCGGAGCGGCTGCTCTATTCCGAGGGCATCACGCTGTGGCCGTCGCAGACCTCCTTCCGCAACTTCATCACTGTCCTGGAAGCCTCTGACTTCCCCCGCTATTTCCTCAACAGCGTTATCGTCTCGGTGTCGACGGCGGCCCTGGTGACAGTCATCGCCACGCTCGCCGGCTACGCCATGTCGCGCTTCACCTTTCGCGGCAAGGCAACGCTGGCGATCATGCTTTTGCTGACGCAAACCTTCCCGCTGGTGATGGTCATTCCGCCGATCTACCGCGTCATGGGCGAGCTTGGCCTGACCAACAGTCTGGTTGGTCTGATCATCATCTACACCGCCTTCAACACCGCCTTCGCCACCTTTCTAATGCAGTCCTTCTTCGACGGCATTCCGAAGGATCTGGAGGAAGCGGCGATGATCGACGGCTGCACGCGGGCGCAGGCGATGCGCAAGGTGATCGTGCCGCTGACCTTGCCCGGCATGGGCGCCACGCTCGGCTTCGTCTTCACCGCCGCCTGGAGCGAATTGCTGTTCGCGCTGATGCTGATCTCCAGCGACGACCAGAAGACCTTTGCCGTCGGCCTGCTCACCTATATCGGCAAGTTCGCCGTGGACTGGGGGCAGATGATGGCGGCGTCGATCCTGGCGCTGATCCCGGTCTGCATCTTCTTCGCCTTCCTGCAACGCTATCTCGTCACCGGCCTCACCGCCGGCGCGGTCAAAGGATAA
- a CDS encoding PLP-dependent transferase, whose translation MNEHSFDPGISGSDYLAEAATLLAHDDPFPGNAVVPPIYQTSLFTFASYADMADTFAGRRKQPIYSRGDNPTVMEFESRVAALEGAEAARGFSSGMAAISATLLAFVGAGERIVAVRNCYGDAYRLFERLFPRLHIKVDYVDGSDPDAVAAALPGAKLLYLESPTSMTFELQDLEHLTRLAKEQGIVTTIDNSWATPVFQKPILHGVDLVLHSASKYLGGHSDTVAGVVAGSAAHIKHINDQTYSQLGAKLSPFEGWLLLRGLRTLPLRLPHHMKSGLIIAERLKAHDKVERVNHPAYSNHPGKKTLAGYAGLFSFEVTEDVDIPAFVDALKFFRIGVSWGGHESLVVPAKASLEQTPGLNSMARFGVSPRTIRFNVGLESVEDLWADIGQAFDKAKK comes from the coding sequence ATGAACGAGCACAGCTTCGACCCAGGCATTTCCGGCAGCGACTATCTCGCCGAGGCGGCGACGCTTCTGGCGCATGACGACCCGTTCCCTGGCAATGCGGTGGTGCCGCCGATCTACCAGACCTCGCTGTTCACCTTCGCCAGCTATGCCGACATGGCCGACACCTTTGCCGGGCGCAGGAAGCAGCCGATCTATTCGCGCGGCGACAACCCGACGGTGATGGAATTCGAGTCACGCGTCGCAGCGCTCGAAGGTGCGGAAGCCGCGCGCGGATTCTCCAGCGGCATGGCGGCGATCAGCGCGACATTGCTTGCCTTTGTCGGCGCCGGCGAGCGCATCGTTGCGGTGCGCAACTGCTATGGTGACGCCTACCGACTGTTCGAGCGGTTGTTCCCGCGCCTGCACATCAAGGTCGACTATGTCGACGGCTCCGATCCGGATGCGGTGGCCGCGGCTCTTCCCGGCGCCAAACTGCTCTACCTGGAAAGCCCGACCTCGATGACGTTCGAGCTGCAGGATCTCGAACATCTGACGCGGCTGGCGAAAGAGCAGGGCATCGTCACCACCATCGACAATTCCTGGGCGACGCCGGTGTTCCAGAAGCCGATCCTGCACGGCGTCGATCTGGTGCTGCATTCCGCCTCGAAATATCTCGGCGGTCACAGCGACACCGTCGCCGGCGTGGTGGCCGGCTCGGCCGCTCACATCAAGCATATCAACGACCAGACCTATTCGCAGCTCGGCGCAAAGCTGTCGCCCTTCGAGGGCTGGCTGCTGTTGCGCGGCCTGCGCACGCTGCCGCTGAGACTGCCGCATCACATGAAGAGTGGGCTCATCATCGCCGAGCGCTTGAAGGCGCATGACAAGGTCGAGCGGGTCAATCATCCCGCCTATTCCAACCATCCCGGCAAGAAGACGCTTGCCGGCTATGCCGGGCTGTTCTCCTTCGAGGTGACGGAGGATGTCGACATTCCCGCTTTCGTCGATGCGCTGAAATTTTTCCGCATCGGCGTCAGCTGGGGCGGTCATGAAAGCCTGGTCGTGCCGGCAAAGGCCTCGCTCGAGCAGACACCGGGTCTCAATTCGATGGCGCGCTTCGGCGTCAGCCCCCGAACCATCCGCTTCAATGTCGGATTGGAAAGCGTCGAAGACCTCTGGGCCGACATCGGCCAGGCCTTCGACAAAGCAAAAAAATGA
- a CDS encoding DJ-1/PfpI family protein, with product MPLRFGILVFPDVQQLDLTGPYEVLASAKDAEVELIWKDRNPVTSSTRLSLTPTATFDDCRPLDVLCIPGGGGVNALLEDQTVLDFVWERAGQVRYITSVCSGALVLGAAGLLRGKRATTHWYAHDFLEEFGAIPVDERIVEDGKLITAGGVTSGIDFGLALVARLLGQEEAEIVQLSLEYAPAPPFRSGTPAEASPAVLAQAKKRLSGSRRVREAIFARWREARAAAAPARIHG from the coding sequence ATGCCCCTTCGTTTCGGCATCCTCGTATTCCCCGACGTCCAACAACTCGACCTCACCGGCCCATACGAAGTCCTGGCATCGGCCAAGGATGCCGAGGTGGAACTGATCTGGAAGGATCGCAACCCGGTGACGTCATCGACGCGCCTCTCGCTGACGCCAACCGCGACCTTTGACGATTGCCGGCCCCTCGACGTGCTGTGCATTCCTGGCGGGGGCGGGGTCAACGCGCTGCTGGAGGACCAGACAGTCCTCGATTTCGTGTGGGAGCGCGCGGGGCAGGTGCGCTACATCACCTCCGTTTGCAGCGGTGCCCTGGTGCTTGGGGCGGCCGGACTGCTGAGGGGCAAGCGCGCGACCACGCACTGGTATGCGCATGATTTCCTTGAGGAGTTCGGAGCGATCCCGGTCGACGAGCGTATCGTCGAAGACGGCAAGCTCATCACCGCCGGCGGCGTCACTTCGGGGATCGACTTCGGCCTGGCGCTGGTTGCGAGGCTGCTTGGACAGGAGGAGGCCGAGATCGTGCAGCTCTCGCTCGAATACGCCCCGGCTCCTCCCTTTCGGTCCGGCACGCCCGCCGAGGCGTCGCCTGCGGTGCTGGCGCAGGCAAAAAAGCGCCTCTCTGGTTCGAGGCGGGTTCGCGAGGCAATCTTCGCTCGCTGGCGCGAGGCTCGCGCCGCCGCTGCGCCGGCGCGCATCCACGGCTGA
- a CDS encoding sugar ABC transporter substrate-binding protein, whose product MKRLSIMLATAAGLAMSASGALADTTLKLVEVITSPQRTEFLKKQIAEFEAANAGVKVEVVSLPWGQAFEKFLTMVQAGDTPDIVEMPERWMGLYATNGQLEDLGPYMAKWDDAKTLGDRAKQFGSTVNNTQFMIPYGYYVNALFWNKKLFKEAGLDGPPATLDDFIADSKKISAIPGKYGYCLRGGPGAFNGMHMFMNIAAGKGGYFNEDGTSTINEEGSVKGLQMLADMYKDGLAPKDAVSWGFNETVTGFYSGTCAMLNQDPDALIGIADKMSADDFAVAPLPVGPSGKSYPTLGYAGWAMFANSQHKDDAWKLMATLLSPKDNLEWAKEVGVVPIHNGADQDAHFKTEQFKGWFTELSDASKYEMVTPPTHLENLGNFVDQVAIKNFQEVLLGQKSAKDVADQWAAFLTKEQQDWLAKNKK is encoded by the coding sequence ATGAAACGACTGAGCATCATGCTTGCCACCGCTGCCGGCCTGGCGATGTCCGCCAGCGGCGCGCTGGCCGATACCACCCTCAAGCTGGTCGAGGTCATCACCAGCCCGCAGCGCACCGAATTCCTGAAGAAGCAGATCGCCGAGTTCGAGGCCGCCAATGCCGGCGTCAAGGTCGAGGTGGTCTCGCTGCCCTGGGGGCAGGCTTTCGAGAAATTCCTCACCATGGTGCAGGCCGGCGATACGCCCGACATCGTCGAGATGCCGGAGCGCTGGATGGGCCTGTACGCCACCAACGGCCAGCTCGAGGATCTCGGCCCTTACATGGCCAAATGGGACGACGCCAAGACGCTGGGCGACCGCGCCAAGCAATTCGGCTCGACCGTCAACAACACCCAGTTCATGATCCCGTACGGCTACTATGTGAATGCGCTGTTCTGGAACAAGAAGTTGTTCAAGGAGGCCGGTCTCGACGGCCCGCCGGCGACACTCGACGACTTCATCGCCGACTCCAAGAAGATCTCCGCCATTCCAGGCAAGTACGGCTATTGCCTGCGCGGTGGGCCGGGCGCCTTCAACGGCATGCACATGTTCATGAACATCGCCGCTGGCAAGGGCGGCTACTTCAACGAGGACGGCACCTCGACCATCAACGAGGAGGGCTCGGTCAAGGGCCTGCAGATGCTGGCCGACATGTACAAGGACGGGCTGGCGCCCAAGGATGCGGTGAGCTGGGGCTTTAACGAGACCGTCACCGGCTTCTATTCCGGCACCTGCGCCATGCTCAACCAGGATCCGGATGCGCTGATCGGCATTGCCGACAAGATGAGTGCCGACGATTTTGCAGTGGCGCCGCTGCCTGTGGGGCCAAGCGGCAAATCCTATCCGACGCTGGGCTATGCCGGCTGGGCGATGTTCGCCAACTCGCAGCACAAGGACGATGCCTGGAAGCTGATGGCGACGCTGTTGTCGCCCAAGGACAATCTCGAATGGGCCAAGGAAGTCGGCGTCGTGCCGATCCACAATGGCGCCGACCAGGATGCCCACTTCAAGACCGAGCAGTTCAAAGGCTGGTTCACCGAACTCAGCGACGCTTCCAAATATGAAATGGTGACGCCGCCGACACATCTGGAGAACCTCGGCAATTTCGTCGACCAGGTGGCGATCAAGAATTTCCAGGAAGTGCTGCTCGGCCAGAAGTCGGCCAAGGACGTTGCCGATCAATGGGCCGCGTTCCTGACCAAGGAACAGCAGGACTGGCTGGCCAAGAACAAGAAGTAG
- a CDS encoding sugar ABC transporter permease, producing the protein MTYAVPEIRSAGRPRKKRLTHAAIEPWLYLSPAIVLLVVVLLVPLIIGISYSFRKFSAFKSEYVGLGQYQAMLTDQVLGQALVNTLWWTVASLFFQFFLGLGLALLLDKPFVGRKFVQAVVFLPWAVPSFLSGLTWAWLFNPIIGPLPHWLFTLGLKAEPTNVLSDPATAMWGPIIANIWFGIPFFAITLLAALKSIPSELHEAAAIDGASPWQRFTKVTLPFLAPTIVITVMLRTIWIATFADLIFVMTEGGPAGSTSTVPVYIYVSAFKSLDKGYASAVAVLLLILLIAYAIALIAIRRLLVRHV; encoded by the coding sequence ATGACCTACGCCGTACCCGAAATACGATCCGCAGGCCGACCGCGAAAGAAGCGGCTGACGCATGCAGCAATCGAGCCCTGGCTTTATCTCAGCCCGGCGATCGTTCTGCTGGTCGTGGTGCTGCTGGTGCCGCTGATCATCGGCATCAGCTATTCGTTCCGGAAGTTCTCCGCCTTCAAATCCGAATATGTCGGCCTCGGCCAGTATCAGGCGATGCTGACCGACCAGGTGCTGGGGCAGGCGCTGGTCAACACGCTCTGGTGGACCGTCGCCAGCCTGTTCTTCCAGTTCTTCCTCGGCCTGGGTCTGGCGTTGCTGCTCGACAAACCGTTTGTCGGGCGCAAGTTCGTGCAGGCGGTGGTGTTCCTGCCCTGGGCGGTGCCATCTTTTCTGTCGGGCCTGACCTGGGCGTGGCTGTTCAATCCGATCATCGGACCACTGCCGCATTGGCTCTTCACGCTCGGGCTGAAGGCCGAGCCGACCAATGTGCTGTCCGATCCGGCGACCGCCATGTGGGGGCCGATCATCGCCAACATCTGGTTCGGCATTCCGTTCTTCGCCATCACGCTGCTGGCGGCGCTGAAGTCGATCCCGTCGGAACTGCATGAGGCGGCCGCAATCGACGGCGCTTCGCCTTGGCAGCGCTTCACCAAGGTGACGCTGCCGTTCCTGGCGCCGACCATCGTCATCACCGTCATGCTGCGCACGATCTGGATCGCGACCTTCGCCGATCTGATCTTCGTCATGACCGAGGGCGGGCCGGCAGGCTCGACCAGCACGGTGCCGGTCTACATCTATGTCAGTGCCTTCAAGTCGCTGGACAAGGGCTATGCCTCCGCGGTGGCGGTGCTGCTCTTGATCTTGCTGATCGCCTATGCGATCGCGCTGATCGCCATCCGCCGCTTGCTGGTGAGGCACGTCTGA
- a CDS encoding AraC family transcriptional regulator: MLHDLIANGQLMRTISLPRGRQRLHAMPTSTGYEVREGVTYDWDGRKRGQTPFTVLQHTISGTGQLRYENRNYRLQANDTLLVLVPHNHRYWLEKGDRWEYFWISMNGEEALRVHKSILSVSGPVFRLQPETIDHLADCSLRLIKGGASPGAASAIAYEAAMALYDDVFGSHAFTEKQSVMQPVIDHINANLDKPLPVAELVQISGLSRAHFSRCFAESEGVPPAEFVLQQRLQRAAKLLTKADFLPVKEVAILCGFEDANYFSKVFRRLYGINPTQFRTTGMYASLGSLR; this comes from the coding sequence GTGCTGCATGATCTGATCGCCAACGGACAGTTGATGCGCACCATCTCGCTGCCGCGCGGCCGCCAGCGCCTGCATGCCATGCCAACCAGCACCGGCTATGAAGTACGCGAGGGCGTGACCTATGACTGGGATGGGCGCAAGCGCGGCCAGACACCGTTCACCGTGCTGCAGCACACGATCAGCGGCACCGGCCAGCTGCGCTACGAGAACCGCAACTACCGCCTGCAGGCCAACGACACGCTGCTGGTGCTGGTGCCACACAACCATCGCTACTGGCTGGAGAAGGGCGACCGCTGGGAATATTTCTGGATCTCGATGAATGGCGAGGAGGCGCTGCGCGTCCACAAATCCATACTCAGCGTCTCCGGCCCGGTGTTTCGGCTGCAGCCGGAGACGATCGATCATCTCGCCGATTGCAGCCTGCGCCTGATCAAGGGTGGCGCTTCGCCTGGCGCTGCTTCGGCAATCGCCTATGAGGCGGCGATGGCGCTTTACGACGATGTCTTCGGCTCGCACGCCTTCACTGAGAAACAGAGCGTCATGCAGCCGGTCATCGATCATATCAACGCCAATCTCGACAAGCCCTTGCCCGTGGCCGAGCTCGTCCAGATCAGCGGCCTCAGCCGCGCCCATTTCTCGCGCTGCTTCGCCGAGAGCGAAGGCGTTCCGCCGGCCGAGTTCGTGCTGCAGCAGCGGCTGCAGCGGGCGGCGAAGCTGCTAACCAAAGCCGATTTCCTGCCAGTCAAGGAGGTCGCCATCCTGTGCGGCTTCGAGGACGCCAACTATTTCTCGAAAGTCTTCCGCCGGCTCTACGGCATCAACCCGACGCAGTTCCGCACCACCGGCATGTATGCCAGCCTGGGCAGCCTTCGATAG